A region from the Hypericibacter adhaerens genome encodes:
- a CDS encoding O-antigen ligase family protein yields MSGSWSLFTATGALEPRVIERAAPASLALILLYAACLAIGNGPGNVLLAILGISALPSLLLRPELRRRPIVVFSALVILYLLAMALRAELDGAPGKHFRAVDNYAFFAYVPFVAVHVAIALRYRIGFERLCCLVVAGLVAGAAARLFWDANWQAGAALFDSYQWGGGGKNRNYLSIEAGLTVLASGSLLVMTLIQGRWHPALRLLGGVALAVICVLAFLALLEMKSRTNWIAAAIAMTVWLAVLVAGLLRHSRRRRAIAAAVVLAFAALIAAGLAAFSGQIASRFSDNGGVAANIGLFARIFAGEIDPASTDLHGYDPRAYIYVAAGKLIAEKPWFGWGTDLAPLVNQSVDASVQGARSHFHNAYLEFLVGLGIVGTILIAAHLLAIVVACRRPNAPPLDLEAGAVLAALLAGSLTYIAVVGFAESANRVELITQTLILVFAVLLGRGSLGEAMASLPGSARSAQ; encoded by the coding sequence TTGAGCGGATCCTGGAGCCTCTTCACCGCGACGGGTGCGCTCGAGCCGAGGGTGATCGAGCGGGCCGCGCCGGCATCGCTGGCGCTGATCCTGCTTTATGCCGCGTGCCTCGCCATCGGGAACGGGCCGGGCAATGTGCTGCTGGCGATCCTCGGCATCTCCGCCCTGCCCTCCCTTCTGCTTCGTCCCGAGCTGCGCCGCCGGCCGATCGTCGTCTTCTCGGCGCTCGTTATCCTCTACCTGCTGGCCATGGCGCTGCGGGCCGAGCTGGACGGTGCTCCGGGGAAGCATTTCCGCGCCGTCGACAACTACGCCTTCTTCGCCTACGTGCCCTTCGTCGCGGTCCATGTGGCGATCGCGCTGCGCTATCGGATCGGATTCGAGCGGCTCTGCTGTCTCGTCGTCGCCGGCCTGGTCGCGGGTGCGGCTGCGCGGCTGTTCTGGGATGCCAACTGGCAGGCCGGCGCGGCCTTGTTCGACAGCTATCAGTGGGGCGGCGGCGGCAAGAACCGGAATTACCTCTCGATCGAAGCAGGACTGACGGTGCTGGCGAGCGGCTCGCTCCTGGTCATGACCCTGATCCAGGGCCGGTGGCACCCGGCCCTGCGTCTCCTCGGCGGCGTCGCCCTCGCGGTCATCTGCGTCCTCGCCTTTCTCGCACTGCTCGAGATGAAGAGCCGGACCAACTGGATCGCCGCGGCGATCGCCATGACGGTCTGGCTGGCGGTGCTGGTCGCCGGCCTGCTTCGCCACAGCCGGCGGCGGCGCGCGATCGCAGCCGCCGTGGTCCTGGCCTTCGCCGCTCTCATCGCGGCCGGGCTCGCCGCCTTCTCGGGCCAGATCGCGTCGCGCTTCTCCGATAATGGGGGCGTCGCCGCCAATATCGGCCTGTTCGCCCGGATCTTCGCCGGCGAGATCGACCCCGCCTCGACCGATCTTCATGGCTACGACCCGCGCGCCTACATCTACGTCGCCGCCGGCAAGCTGATCGCGGAGAAGCCCTGGTTCGGCTGGGGAACCGACCTGGCACCGCTGGTGAACCAGTCCGTCGATGCCAGCGTGCAAGGCGCGCGCAGCCATTTCCACAACGCCTATCTCGAGTTCCTGGTCGGGCTCGGCATCGTCGGCACGATCCTGATCGCGGCGCATCTGCTCGCGATCGTCGTCGCCTGCCGGCGGCCGAACGCTCCGCCGCTCGACCTCGAGGCCGGCGCGGTGCTGGCGGCCCTGCTCGCGGGCAGCTTGACCTATATCGCCGTCGTGGGTTTCGCCGAAAGCGCCAACCGGGTGGAGCTGATCACCCAGACCTTGATCCTGGTCTTCGCCGTGCTGCTCGGCCGTGGAAGCCTCGGCGAGGCGATGGCAAGCCTTCCCGGCTCCGCCCGTTCCGCTCAGTAG
- a CDS encoding M48 family metalloprotease codes for MRIGPIVALFSASMLAGCAGAQFQLPQISDADVDRASLTVAGGGASADALPRHIRSAEENRAMVSRIASRLEAAAPGLCAYAEAPRCSFNVVYVADDTVNAQTDGTRIEIFRGLMEYLDTEDEMAAVIGHEMGHEIAQHVEEKKENATIGMIIGAILMTGAQIATGYQDQQALNDSMGLGASIGALSYSKEQEREADLLSAYLLARADYDLEKAGRLFVVLAKLDGKTHASMFDTHPAGPERIASWEKAIAEVEASPDKLPQE; via the coding sequence ATGCGGATCGGCCCCATTGTTGCGCTGTTTTCGGCCTCGATGCTGGCCGGCTGTGCCGGCGCGCAGTTCCAGCTGCCGCAGATCAGCGATGCCGATGTCGATCGTGCCTCGCTGACCGTCGCAGGCGGCGGGGCCAGTGCCGATGCTCTGCCGCGGCATATCAGAAGCGCCGAAGAAAACCGGGCGATGGTGAGCCGCATCGCCAGCCGACTGGAAGCGGCAGCGCCGGGTCTCTGCGCTTATGCCGAGGCGCCGCGTTGCAGCTTCAATGTGGTCTATGTCGCCGATGACACCGTCAATGCTCAGACGGACGGCACCCGCATCGAGATCTTCCGTGGTCTGATGGAGTATCTCGATACGGAGGACGAGATGGCGGCGGTGATCGGGCACGAGATGGGTCACGAGATCGCGCAGCATGTCGAGGAGAAGAAGGAGAACGCCACCATCGGCATGATCATCGGCGCGATTCTCATGACCGGCGCGCAGATCGCGACGGGCTATCAGGACCAGCAGGCCTTGAACGATTCGATGGGGCTGGGCGCTTCGATCGGCGCACTTTCCTATTCCAAGGAGCAGGAACGCGAGGCGGATCTGCTTTCCGCCTATCTGCTGGCGCGCGCCGACTACGATCTGGAGAAGGCCGGCCGCCTCTTCGTGGTCCTCGCCAAGCTGGACGGCAAGACCCACGCCTCGATGTTCGATACCCACCCGGCAGGCCCCGAGCGGATCGCCTCCTGGGAAAAAGCGATCGCCGAGGTCGAGGCCAGCCCCGACAAGCTGCCGCAGGAGTAG
- a CDS encoding HlyD family type I secretion periplasmic adaptor subunit translates to MASTALQRYDDWIDPSEIDRRVTRRFAHVLLGMVFVIVISFLVWADQAVLDEVTRGEGRVVPSGQTQVIQNLEGGILAEVLTNEGQIVEKGQVLMRIDNTVAESRLRELKQRYFSGLSTVARLEAEIAGATDPEGIKFPDDLLQGAPDVARSEMALFTIRQQQLQSQLAILQDQLAQRQQELAELRGKADNLRNSFGLAQKELDITRPLAAQGVVSQVDLLRLERQVNDLKSDINAADLARPRAEAAVEEARKRLNERIVTFKTDASQDLTKAKLELAATTEEMNANQDRVTRTEVRSPVHGTIKEIKIRTIGGVIQPGQNLVEITPIEDTLLVEAQIRPSDIAFIRPKQAAVIKVTAYDFSTYGGLDAVVEDISADTIQNEKGEHFFRIRLRTDKNFLGTAEKPLPIIPGMTASVDILTGHKTVLEYLLAPVMRARDTALRER, encoded by the coding sequence ATGGCTTCCACCGCGCTGCAACGTTACGACGACTGGATCGATCCTTCCGAGATCGATCGCCGCGTAACGCGACGCTTTGCCCATGTGCTGCTGGGCATGGTCTTCGTGATCGTCATTTCCTTCCTGGTCTGGGCGGATCAGGCCGTGCTCGACGAGGTCACCCGCGGCGAGGGCCGCGTCGTTCCCTCCGGCCAGACCCAGGTCATCCAGAACCTCGAAGGCGGCATCCTGGCCGAGGTCCTCACCAACGAGGGCCAGATCGTCGAGAAGGGCCAGGTGCTGATGCGCATCGACAACACCGTTGCCGAATCGCGTCTGCGCGAGCTGAAGCAGCGTTATTTCAGCGGCCTGTCGACGGTGGCCCGCCTCGAGGCGGAGATCGCCGGCGCCACCGATCCGGAAGGGATCAAGTTCCCGGACGACCTTCTGCAGGGCGCGCCGGACGTGGCGCGCTCGGAGATGGCGCTCTTCACCATCCGCCAGCAGCAGCTCCAGTCGCAGCTCGCCATTCTTCAGGACCAGCTGGCCCAGCGCCAGCAGGAGCTGGCCGAGCTGCGCGGCAAGGCCGACAATCTGCGCAATTCCTTCGGGCTCGCCCAGAAGGAGCTCGACATCACCCGGCCCCTGGCGGCGCAGGGCGTCGTCTCGCAGGTCGACCTGCTGCGTCTCGAGCGCCAGGTCAACGACCTCAAGTCCGATATCAATGCGGCCGATCTGGCGCGGCCCCGCGCCGAGGCCGCGGTCGAAGAGGCCCGCAAGCGTCTCAACGAGCGCATCGTCACCTTCAAGACCGACGCGTCGCAGGATCTGACCAAGGCCAAGCTCGAGCTCGCGGCCACCACCGAGGAGATGAATGCCAACCAGGACCGCGTCACCCGCACCGAGGTGCGCTCGCCGGTCCACGGCACCATCAAGGAGATCAAGATCCGCACCATCGGCGGCGTCATCCAGCCCGGCCAGAACCTGGTCGAGATCACGCCGATCGAGGATACGCTCCTGGTCGAGGCGCAGATCCGTCCCTCCGACATCGCTTTCATCCGCCCGAAGCAGGCGGCCGTCATCAAGGTCACGGCCTACGACTTCTCGACCTATGGCGGCCTCGACGCGGTCGTGGAGGACATCAGCGCCGACACGATCCAGAACGAGAAGGGCGAGCACTTCTTCCGCATCCGTCTGCGCACGGACAAGAACTTCCTCGGCACCGCCGAAAAGCCGCTGCCGATCATCCCCGGCATGACCGCCTCGGTGGACATCCTCACCGGCCACAAGACGGTGCTGGAATATCTGCTGGCGCCGGTCATGCGGGCCCGCGATACGGCTCTGCGCGAACGCTGA
- a CDS encoding TolC family outer membrane protein, with amino-acid sequence MIDGGWCAGFNRQAPDHMTRCGGLNPMKQRKILLLAAVAASALFAMSDNARAITLEEAAALAVSTNPRVGVVSNDRKAVDQELRQGEALYYPQVDVRLDGGPEWANNNTTNNNGYEEGRLQPRSDQSLTISQLIFDGHFADSEVARQQSRVKSAANRVSETSEDVSLDAVRAYIDVLRNRERLAISEDNVAVHRSTLSDVQLRAQSGGGNIADVRQAEARLASSEAALTQIRGDLADAEYAFMKTVGQTPDSLTVPTVPTDMLPQSLEDAVAQSIANSPTVGFSRADVEVAAHDVEQQQASYWPDVRLELSANNNINAGGTSRSDQDASALVVARWNLYRGGADTARIHEFKHRLTEATDQLLVNERQVAEDAKVAWNAIQTARSNVEILQRSVEASRNTRDIYRQQFDIGQRGLLDLLDADNELFLNRDALVTATYAEMTASYRLLATMGVLTKALNVTKPETSVVPTFD; translated from the coding sequence ATGATCGATGGGGGCTGGTGCGCCGGGTTCAACCGGCAAGCTCCCGACCATATGACCAGGTGTGGGGGCCTGAATCCAATGAAGCAACGGAAGATTCTTCTGCTCGCTGCTGTCGCGGCGTCGGCATTGTTTGCCATGTCCGATAACGCCAGGGCGATCACGCTCGAGGAAGCGGCGGCGCTCGCCGTTTCGACGAACCCGCGCGTCGGCGTCGTATCGAACGATCGCAAAGCGGTCGATCAGGAACTGCGCCAGGGCGAAGCCCTCTATTATCCGCAGGTCGACGTCCGCTTGGACGGCGGCCCGGAATGGGCGAACAACAACACGACGAACAACAACGGCTACGAGGAAGGGCGCCTTCAGCCGCGCTCCGACCAGTCGCTGACGATCAGCCAGCTGATCTTCGACGGTCACTTCGCCGACAGCGAAGTCGCCCGGCAGCAGTCGCGCGTGAAGTCGGCGGCCAATCGCGTCAGCGAGACCTCGGAAGACGTGTCGCTCGATGCGGTCCGCGCCTATATCGACGTTCTGCGTAACCGCGAGCGTCTGGCGATCTCCGAGGACAACGTGGCGGTCCATCGCAGCACGCTGTCGGACGTGCAGCTGCGTGCGCAGTCGGGCGGCGGCAACATCGCCGACGTTCGCCAGGCCGAAGCCCGCTTGGCTTCGTCCGAAGCGGCCCTGACGCAGATCCGCGGCGATCTGGCCGATGCCGAATACGCGTTCATGAAGACGGTCGGACAGACGCCCGACTCCCTGACGGTGCCGACGGTGCCGACCGACATGCTGCCGCAGAGCCTCGAGGACGCGGTGGCGCAGTCGATCGCCAACAGCCCGACGGTCGGCTTCTCCCGCGCCGACGTGGAAGTCGCGGCTCACGATGTCGAGCAGCAGCAGGCCTCCTACTGGCCGGATGTTCGCCTCGAGCTGTCCGCCAACAACAACATCAACGCCGGCGGCACCAGCCGCAGCGACCAGGATGCCTCGGCGCTGGTGGTGGCCCGTTGGAACCTCTATCGCGGTGGTGCGGATACGGCTCGCATCCATGAGTTCAAGCACCGCCTGACCGAAGCGACCGACCAGCTGCTCGTCAATGAGCGCCAGGTTGCCGAGGACGCGAAGGTGGCCTGGAACGCGATCCAGACCGCCCGTTCGAACGTCGAGATCCTGCAGCGCAGCGTCGAGGCGTCGCGCAATACCCGCGACATCTACCGTCAGCAGTTCGACATCGGCCAGCGCGGCCTGCTCGATCTGTTGGACGCCGACAACGAGCTGTTCCTCAATCGCGATGCCTTGGTGACGGCGACCTACGCGGAGATGACCGCGAGCTACCGTCTCCTGGCGACGATGGGCGTGCTGACCAAAGCGCTCAACGTCACCAAGCCGGAGACGTCGGTCGTCCCGACCTTCGACTGA
- a CDS encoding type I secretion system permease/ATPase, whose amino-acid sequence MDSAVQKAPEAAVPVEYSGPVERDDPLLQTLVILSRLYGAPRSPAALAAGLPVAAGGLTPPLFLKAAERIGLAANVSKRALPSIPDLALPCVLLLKDKQACVLLRRDGEFAEIVTTDNIDGSKRVSIATLEDLYSGSCIIARPKIRLDARSGDISIEQQGSWFWGSVRGFSTIYVEVIIASLLLNIFAVISPVFVMSVYNRVVPNRAFDTLWVLAIGVSAAYCFDFIMRTLRGYFLERTGKALDRQISARIFGQVLGIRMDSAPQSSGAFANYIQGFEPLRDFFTSASLAAIVDLPFLFLFIFVISLIAGPIAIVPLVMIPVVIAVSMMVQIPMRKASEKAYRQGAQKHAVLVETIAGLDTIKVASAEGHRQRDWDGFVDALATTSTKARFWSAISVNFVSLSLQFTTLATIIWGVYRTAEGEMTMGAMVATSMLVGRAMAPLGQIAGMMVRLNQSWSSLKGLNKLMTLPVERPLGKDFLRRPHVEGAVEFRDVSFRYPGQETKALDSISFKIQPGERVAIVGRIGSGKTTIERLVMGLFEPEEGAVLIDGTDIRQLDPADLRRNIGCVLQDAHLFFGSVKDNIGIGAPYVDEASVLRAATVAGVDEFVRSHPHGYDMQVGENGRYLSGGQRQAIAIARSLLMNPTVLVFDEPTSHMDNSTETTFKNRLQQILPGKTLLLVTHRNSMLSLVDRLIVIDGGKVVADGPKAGVLDALMKGRVKAAEG is encoded by the coding sequence ATGGATTCGGCGGTTCAGAAAGCCCCAGAAGCGGCCGTGCCTGTCGAGTATTCGGGCCCGGTTGAACGCGACGATCCTCTCCTCCAGACCCTCGTCATCCTGTCGCGCCTCTATGGTGCACCGCGGTCTCCCGCCGCCCTGGCCGCCGGCCTTCCCGTCGCCGCCGGCGGGCTGACGCCGCCCCTGTTCCTGAAGGCCGCCGAGCGCATCGGGCTTGCCGCCAACGTTTCCAAGCGCGCGCTGCCGTCGATCCCGGACCTGGCGCTGCCTTGCGTTCTGCTGCTGAAGGACAAGCAGGCCTGCGTGCTGCTGCGCCGAGACGGCGAGTTCGCCGAAATCGTCACCACCGACAACATCGACGGCAGCAAGCGCGTCTCGATCGCGACGCTCGAGGATCTCTACAGCGGCAGCTGCATCATCGCGCGCCCGAAGATCCGTCTCGACGCGCGCTCCGGCGACATTTCGATCGAGCAGCAGGGCAGCTGGTTCTGGGGCTCGGTGCGCGGCTTCTCGACGATCTATGTCGAGGTGATCATCGCCTCGCTGCTGCTGAACATCTTTGCCGTGATCTCGCCGGTCTTCGTGATGTCGGTCTATAACCGCGTCGTCCCGAACCGCGCCTTCGACACCCTGTGGGTGCTGGCGATCGGCGTCTCCGCGGCCTACTGCTTCGATTTCATCATGCGCACGCTGCGCGGCTACTTCCTCGAGCGCACGGGCAAGGCGCTGGATCGCCAGATCTCGGCGCGCATCTTCGGCCAGGTCCTCGGCATCCGCATGGATTCGGCGCCGCAGTCCTCGGGTGCCTTCGCCAACTACATCCAGGGCTTCGAGCCGCTGCGCGATTTCTTCACCTCCGCCTCGCTCGCCGCCATCGTCGACCTGCCGTTCCTGTTCCTCTTCATCTTCGTGATCTCGCTCATCGCGGGCCCCATCGCCATCGTGCCGCTGGTCATGATCCCGGTGGTGATCGCGGTCAGCATGATGGTGCAGATCCCGATGCGCAAAGCGTCGGAGAAGGCCTATCGCCAGGGCGCGCAGAAACATGCGGTCCTGGTCGAGACGATCGCGGGCCTGGACACGATCAAGGTGGCGTCGGCCGAAGGCCACCGCCAGCGCGACTGGGACGGGTTCGTCGACGCGCTGGCCACGACCTCGACCAAGGCGCGGTTCTGGTCGGCGATCTCGGTCAATTTCGTCTCGCTCTCGCTGCAGTTCACCACGCTGGCCACGATCATCTGGGGCGTCTACCGCACCGCCGAGGGCGAGATGACCATGGGCGCCATGGTGGCGACCTCGATGCTGGTCGGCCGCGCCATGGCGCCGCTCGGCCAGATCGCCGGCATGATGGTGCGCCTCAACCAGTCCTGGAGCTCGCTCAAGGGCCTCAACAAGCTGATGACCCTCCCGGTCGAGCGGCCGCTGGGCAAGGACTTCCTGCGCCGCCCGCATGTCGAGGGCGCGGTCGAGTTCCGCGACGTCTCGTTCCGCTATCCGGGGCAGGAAACCAAGGCGCTGGATTCCATCTCCTTCAAGATCCAGCCGGGCGAACGCGTCGCCATCGTCGGGCGCATCGGCTCGGGCAAGACCACGATCGAGCGGCTGGTGATGGGCCTGTTCGAGCCGGAAGAGGGCGCGGTGCTGATCGACGGCACCGACATCCGCCAGCTCGATCCCGCCGACCTGCGCCGCAACATCGGCTGCGTGCTGCAGGACGCGCATCTCTTCTTCGGCTCGGTGAAGGACAATATCGGCATCGGCGCGCCCTATGTGGACGAGGCCTCGGTGCTGCGGGCGGCCACCGTCGCCGGCGTGGACGAGTTCGTGCGCAGCCATCCGCATGGCTATGACATGCAGGTCGGCGAGAACGGCCGCTATCTCTCGGGCGGCCAGCGCCAGGCGATCGCGATCGCCCGCTCGCTCCTGATGAATCCGACCGTGCTGGTCTTCGACGAGCCGACCAGCCACATGGACAACAGCACCGAGACCACCTTCAAGAACCGCTTGCAGCAGATCCTGCCCGGCAAGACCCTGCTGCTGGTCACCCACCGCAACTCCATGCTCTCGCTGGTCGACCGCCTCATCGTGATCGACGGCGGCAAGGTCGTGGCCGACGGTCCGAAGGCCGGCGTGCTCGATGCGTTGATGAAGGGCCGCGTCAAGGCCGCCGAAGGCTGA
- a CDS encoding glycosyltransferase family A protein, producing the protein MGIRATTAKTPIEALPSAERVVVAVTTRRRPRMLARCLKACLAARTPPGTSVAFLVVDNDPAGSARPVVAEIAAAGAVRIDYELEPQPGIPAVRNRAIDAAAALQGKWLAFIDDDSIPEPGWLAALLAALRRESAQFAGGPILFGPPEEPVGAWRRFVCRGLVASSHRRLRWRARARREKLDRTVITTANWCVDLPWLRERGLRFDSRFAHSGGSDTAMDRAIRAAGARTVYEMASLVTETLPAERLTLRYQFLRRMHSGMVRGYQRRSLRGFGPVLARAIPEAALSLLGASLLFPVGIVASLLGPSLGAPLVIGAARMAGRGVGFLRGALSALPEQYRKVQGY; encoded by the coding sequence ATGGGCATCAGAGCCACTACCGCAAAGACGCCGATCGAGGCGCTGCCTTCGGCCGAGCGCGTCGTCGTGGCGGTCACCACGCGCCGGCGGCCGCGCATGCTCGCCCGCTGTCTCAAGGCCTGCCTCGCGGCGCGGACACCGCCCGGGACCTCGGTGGCGTTTCTGGTGGTCGATAACGACCCGGCCGGCAGCGCGCGGCCGGTCGTCGCCGAGATAGCGGCCGCCGGCGCCGTCCGGATCGATTATGAGCTGGAGCCGCAACCGGGGATTCCCGCGGTCCGAAATCGCGCGATCGACGCGGCCGCCGCGCTGCAGGGAAAATGGCTGGCTTTCATCGACGACGATTCCATCCCCGAGCCGGGCTGGCTCGCGGCCCTGCTCGCGGCGCTGCGCCGGGAGAGCGCGCAATTTGCCGGCGGTCCCATTCTCTTCGGCCCGCCGGAAGAACCGGTCGGCGCCTGGCGGCGCTTCGTCTGCCGCGGGCTCGTCGCCAGCTCGCACCGCCGCCTCCGCTGGCGGGCGAGGGCCCGCCGCGAGAAGCTCGACCGGACCGTGATCACCACCGCCAACTGGTGCGTGGATCTGCCCTGGCTCAGGGAGCGGGGCCTTCGCTTCGACAGCCGGTTCGCCCATTCGGGCGGCTCGGACACCGCCATGGATCGCGCCATCCGTGCCGCCGGTGCCAGGACCGTCTATGAGATGGCGTCCCTGGTCACGGAGACGCTGCCGGCCGAGCGGCTGACGCTGCGCTATCAGTTTTTGCGGCGCATGCATTCCGGCATGGTGCGCGGCTATCAACGCCGGAGCCTGCGCGGGTTCGGCCCCGTGCTGGCGCGCGCGATCCCGGAGGCGGCGCTTTCGCTCCTGGGCGCGAGCCTGCTGTTCCCCGTGGGCATCGTGGCGAGCCTGCTGGGGCCTTCCCTGGGTGCCCCGCTCGTCATCGGCGCCGCGCGCATGGCGGGACGAGGCGTGGGCTTCCTGCGCGGCGCGCTGAGCGCGCTGCCCGAGCAATATCGCAAGGTCCAGGGCTACTGA
- a CDS encoding ATP-binding protein: protein MSGVLSGIYHVVLHASIMGLFCLWIGWQRSVVDAMPPGRRILIWGAGFAVLAILALLQPTEALPGLRIDIRATMIALSTLFGGPAAGFLTAVAAALTRLAVGGPVATTGLVSIGLCYLAAVAVLMTMRRREGRRRIFQLLLLGGLVGIAGPAASFVTNDWSTALTLIGAGALPQIIAVTLTVPIFAIIIIETDRSRRSQEDLRTHERELRAANTKLSELAAQLERRNGEYMAALERAEAFGRAKSQFMANISHELRTPLNAVIGFSDLLLMQGPAEPSGTTREYVQMIRASGERLLEIINDVLTAARIDGAGFEAELREFSLAALLQEVTGFLEPAVNEKRQRIERKLDDGLMIHGDAKLLRQALIHVLGNASKFGPRDSLIEIQAIAAADMVELTILDQGPGIEAETSEAAFRPFWQRDASDTREHGGLGLGLTIARHFVEMQGGKIEISRRATGGTCVRIRLHRGAAALAA, encoded by the coding sequence ATGAGCGGCGTGCTGTCGGGCATCTACCACGTCGTCTTGCACGCCTCGATCATGGGCCTCTTCTGTCTGTGGATCGGCTGGCAGCGCTCGGTCGTCGACGCCATGCCGCCGGGCCGCCGTATCCTGATCTGGGGCGCCGGTTTCGCCGTGCTGGCGATTCTGGCCCTGCTGCAGCCGACCGAAGCCCTGCCTGGTCTTCGCATCGACATCCGCGCGACCATGATCGCCCTCAGCACCCTTTTCGGCGGCCCCGCGGCGGGCTTCCTGACGGCGGTCGCAGCGGCGCTGACCCGGCTCGCGGTCGGGGGACCGGTCGCCACGACGGGGCTGGTCTCGATCGGCCTCTGTTATCTGGCGGCCGTCGCCGTCCTGATGACGATGCGCCGGCGGGAAGGGCGCCGCCGGATCTTCCAGCTCCTGCTGCTGGGCGGTCTGGTGGGGATCGCCGGTCCGGCCGCTTCGTTCGTCACGAACGACTGGTCGACGGCGCTGACGCTCATCGGCGCCGGAGCCCTGCCGCAAATCATCGCGGTGACGCTCACGGTACCGATCTTCGCCATCATCATCATCGAGACCGACCGGTCGCGGCGATCGCAGGAGGATCTGCGGACCCACGAACGGGAGCTGCGCGCGGCCAACACCAAGCTGTCGGAGCTCGCGGCGCAGCTCGAGCGGCGAAACGGCGAATATATGGCGGCCCTCGAACGGGCCGAGGCCTTCGGCCGCGCCAAGTCGCAGTTCATGGCCAATATCAGCCACGAGCTGCGCACGCCGCTCAATGCGGTGATCGGCTTCTCCGATCTCCTGCTGATGCAGGGACCGGCGGAGCCTTCCGGCACGACGCGGGAATATGTGCAGATGATCCGCGCTTCCGGCGAGCGGCTCCTGGAGATCATCAACGACGTGCTGACCGCCGCCCGCATCGACGGCGCCGGGTTCGAGGCCGAGCTGCGGGAGTTCTCCCTGGCCGCCCTCCTGCAAGAGGTCACCGGCTTCCTCGAGCCGGCCGTCAACGAGAAGCGGCAGCGGATCGAGCGCAAGCTGGATGACGGCCTCATGATCCATGGCGACGCGAAGCTGTTGCGCCAGGCGCTGATCCACGTCCTGGGTAACGCGTCGAAGTTCGGGCCGCGCGACAGCCTGATCGAGATCCAGGCGATCGCGGCGGCGGACATGGTCGAGCTGACGATCCTCGACCAGGGCCCCGGCATCGAGGCCGAAACCAGCGAAGCGGCCTTCCGGCCCTTCTGGCAGCGCGATGCCTCGGATACGCGCGAGCATGGCGGACTGGGGCTCGGCCTCACCATCGCCCGGCATTTCGTGGAGATGCAGGGCGGAAAGATCGAGATTTCGCGCCGGGCAACCGGCGGCACCTGCGTCCGGATCCGGCTGCACCGCGGCGCGGCTGCATTGGCCGCCTGA